One stretch of Thermus filiformis DNA includes these proteins:
- the hpaC gene encoding 4-hydroxyphenylacetate 3-monooxygenase reductase subunit, which translates to MKEGAEMGDKQAFKEAMSRFPSGVTVVLAGGRGMTASAFFSLSLEPPLVALGVSERAHLLPALLEAGRFTVSLLGEGQEGVADHFAGRKALEGPLLEGEPPRVRGALATLVCRLEAHHLGGDHRIVVGRVEEVHLGEMGLPLVYFHRAYRRIC; encoded by the coding sequence ATGAAGGAAGGCGCAGAAATGGGGGACAAGCAGGCCTTCAAGGAGGCGATGAGCCGCTTCCCCAGCGGGGTGACGGTGGTCCTGGCGGGGGGGCGGGGGATGACGGCGAGCGCCTTCTTCTCCCTCTCCCTCGAGCCCCCCCTGGTGGCCCTGGGGGTGAGCGAGCGCGCCCACCTCCTCCCCGCCCTTCTGGAGGCGGGCCGGTTCACGGTGAGCCTCCTGGGGGAGGGGCAGGAGGGGGTGGCGGACCACTTCGCGGGCCGGAAGGCCCTGGAGGGGCCGCTTCTGGAGGGGGAGCCCCCCCGGGTGAGGGGGGCCTTGGCCACCTTGGTCTGCCGCCTCGAGGCCCACCACCTTGGGGGGGACCACCGGATCGTGGTGGGCCGGGTGGAGGAGGTCCACCTGGGCGAGATGGGGCTTCCTCTGGTCTACTTTCACCGGGCGTACCGGCGGATCTGCTAG